A DNA window from Candidatus Aminicenantes bacterium contains the following coding sequences:
- a CDS encoding HAMP domain-containing histidine kinase produces the protein MMRIRSIGVKFSLYITIILCVLFVFSYIIINTFTFAFLDNSENSSFLRWGRDYESLMEPHFIYYSYMNLYSQVEETLKQRPQDFMVLYDARKSEILHRGVSPTPAFREILSDKAMIHPADTLPAFKDTHRVLTIPVLAPNSKTVFGYILYGRSQSDFQNVLRTIRTHHIIMMAVLFALSSLILYFMVRRTVRPIHVLTKGMEMVGKGNMDFRIQVDTQDEFAFLAKEYNEMVARLQSTLEALEANQQKLTHQISERTQSLDQANRKLQHAMEELKATQKKIIQSEKQKSLTAIVAGFAHEINNPLTGILGYIDLMELREDISPYVRNKLNQIKTQTTRIQNIIRELNQLNPDAQQTKLEINLANLLEKLVKIISQKPGTGNVELVRHIPTETVTVVGNHFSLWQIFEGMIENAIESIQEKRKGQGRVTISLSPSVDQSQAVVEIQDNGGGFENLDKAFDPFYTTKNRTQKKGIGLSIAYNLIQEHKGNITIRNTEDGASLTVYLPLSEKNPPAIKKD, from the coding sequence ATGATGCGCATTCGTTCAATCGGCGTTAAATTCAGTTTGTATATTACAATCATTCTATGTGTGCTTTTTGTGTTTTCGTATATCATCATCAACACCTTTACTTTCGCATTCCTGGACAACTCGGAGAACTCCAGTTTTCTGCGCTGGGGACGGGATTACGAATCCCTGATGGAGCCCCATTTTATTTATTACAGTTATATGAACCTGTATTCCCAGGTGGAAGAGACCCTGAAACAGCGCCCTCAAGACTTCATGGTACTTTATGATGCACGCAAAAGCGAAATCCTTCACCGCGGCGTGTCACCCACTCCCGCGTTTCGCGAAATCCTGAGCGACAAAGCCATGATTCACCCGGCCGACACGCTTCCCGCTTTCAAAGACACGCACCGGGTGCTGACCATCCCCGTGCTGGCCCCCAATTCAAAAACGGTTTTCGGCTATATCCTCTATGGTCGCTCCCAAAGTGATTTCCAGAACGTATTGCGCACCATCCGCACCCATCACATCATTATGATGGCGGTCCTGTTCGCACTGAGCAGCCTGATCCTTTACTTCATGGTCCGGCGCACCGTCCGTCCCATCCATGTGCTGACCAAGGGAATGGAGATGGTGGGAAAGGGCAACATGGATTTCCGCATCCAGGTGGACACCCAGGATGAATTCGCTTTCCTGGCCAAAGAGTACAACGAAATGGTGGCGCGTCTGCAGTCCACCCTGGAAGCTCTTGAGGCCAACCAACAAAAGCTCACCCATCAGATTTCCGAACGCACCCAGTCCCTGGATCAGGCCAACCGCAAACTGCAGCACGCCATGGAAGAGTTAAAGGCCACGCAGAAAAAAATCATCCAGTCGGAAAAGCAAAAATCCCTGACCGCCATTGTGGCCGGGTTCGCACACGAAATCAACAACCCCCTGACCGGGATCCTCGGATACATCGACCTCATGGAACTGCGTGAAGACATCTCCCCCTACGTTCGCAACAAACTGAACCAGATCAAAACCCAGACCACGCGCATTCAAAACATCATCCGGGAATTGAACCAACTCAACCCCGACGCCCAGCAAACAAAACTGGAGATCAACCTGGCAAACCTGTTGGAAAAACTGGTTAAAATCATCAGTCAGAAACCGGGAACCGGGAACGTTGAACTGGTGCGCCATATCCCGACTGAAACCGTCACCGTGGTGGGCAACCACTTTTCATTGTGGCAGATATTCGAAGGCATGATCGAAAACGCCATCGAGTCGATTCAGGAAAAACGCAAGGGCCAGGGCCGGGTGACCATTTCCCTCAGCCCCTCGGTAGACCAGAGTCAAGCCGTGGTTGAGATTCAGGACAACGGCGGTGGTTTTGAGAACCTCGATAAAGCCTTCGATCCTTTCTATACAACCAAGAACCGCACCCAGAAGAAAGGCATCGGACTCTCTATTGCATATAACCTGATTCAAGAGCATAAAGGCAATATTACGATCCGCAATACGGAAGACGGCGCCAGTCTGACCGTGTATTTACCGTTAAGCGAAAAGAATCCCCCTGCAATAAAAAAAGACTGA
- a CDS encoding 30S ribosomal protein S12 → MPTINQLIRFGRKQQKVKSKSPALENCPLKRGVCTRVFTTNPKKPNSAMRKVARVRLTNGIEVSAYIPGEGHSLQEHSIVLVRGGRVKDLPGVRYHVVRGAKDSTGVDSRKRGRSKYGTRRQKKV, encoded by the coding sequence TTGCCTACCATAAATCAGTTGATACGGTTTGGCCGGAAACAGCAGAAAGTAAAGAGCAAGTCTCCGGCTCTTGAGAATTGTCCCTTGAAGCGCGGGGTGTGCACCCGGGTGTTTACCACCAACCCGAAAAAGCCCAATTCCGCCATGCGCAAGGTGGCCCGCGTGCGCCTGACCAACGGGATAGAGGTCAGCGCCTATATCCCCGGTGAAGGGCACTCTCTTCAGGAGCACTCCATCGTGTTGGTGCGCGGCGGTCGTGTCAAGGATCTCCCCGGCGTACGCTATCACGTGGTACGCGGTGCCAAGGATTCAACGGGTGTGGACAGCCGCAAGCGCGGGCGTTCCAAGTACGGCACCCGCCGGCAGAAAAAGGTTTAG
- a CDS encoding 30S ribosomal protein S7 encodes MPRRKLRKQKDQIFDPVFNSSVVAKMVNSIMLHGKKATAEKVVYGAMNEIQEKLQEDPLKVVTKAVENIRPQIETRSRRVGGATYQVPMEVRKDRSYALAIRWLTQYARERGGKSMQEKLVGELLDAFNNRGGAIKKRETVHKMAESNRAFAHYRW; translated from the coding sequence ATGCCCAGAAGAAAACTGCGTAAACAAAAGGATCAGATTTTTGATCCAGTGTTCAACTCTTCCGTTGTGGCCAAGATGGTCAACTCCATCATGTTACACGGGAAAAAGGCCACGGCTGAAAAGGTCGTATACGGGGCCATGAACGAAATCCAGGAAAAGCTGCAGGAAGATCCCTTGAAAGTGGTGACAAAGGCTGTGGAAAACATTCGCCCACAGATCGAGACGCGCTCACGCCGGGTAGGCGGGGCCACGTACCAGGTACCCATGGAAGTACGCAAGGATCGTTCCTACGCCCTGGCCATCCGTTGGTTGACCCAGTATGCCCGTGAGCGTGGCGGCAAGAGCATGCAGGAAAAGCTGGTTGGAGAGTTGCTGGACGCGTTCAACAATCGCGGTGGCGCCATCAAGAAGCGGGAGACCGTACACAAGATGGCGGAATCCAACCGGGCCTTTGCTCACTATCGCTGGTAA